The genomic interval ATGAAGAGTTTTTATTTTTTCAATTGAAAATGCAAGCGCTCAGAAAAGTCCAGCGAGAGCAATCAAAAGGGATTGGACAAACCTATAATAAAGAGAGTGTAGAGGAGTTTACTCGGACTTTGCCGTTTCCATTAACAAATGCACAGCAGCGTGTCGTTTGCGAAATATTGGATGATATGAAGTCGCCGTTTCGGATGAATCGTTTGCTTCAAGGGGATGTTGGTTCAGGGAAGACGGTTGTTGCGGCTATTAGTTTGTTTGCCACGGTCTCTGCGGGCTTTCAAGGCGCTTTAATGGTGCCGACTGAAATATTGGCAGAACAGCATGCTCATTCTCTTTCACTCATGCTTGAACCTGTTGGAGTGAAACAGCTCTGTTGACGAGTTCTGTTAAAGGGAAGAAGCGTCGAGAGCTATTGCAGCTGCTTGCAGAAGGGGAAATCGATGTGTTAATCGGGACACATGCTCTCATTCAAGATGAAGTGAATTTTCGGAAGCTCGGTTTAGTGATTACGGATGAGCAGCATCGCTTCGGAGTGGAGCAACGTCGTATTTTACGGGAAAAAGGAGCGAATCCTGACGTTTTATTTATGACAGCTACACCGATTCCAAGAACGCTTGCGATTACGGTTTTTGGGGAAATGGATGTGTCGATCATTGATGAGCTTCCTGCCGGCCGAAAAACGATTGAAACCTATTGGGCTAAACATCAAATGGTGGATCGTATTCTTTTGTTTATTGAAAAAGAGCTGCGTAAAGGACGTCAAGCGTATGTTATTTGTCCATTAGTGGAGGAGTCAGAAAAATTAGATTCGCTGCAAAATGTGTTAGATGTTCATGCGATGCTTTCGCAGTACTATTCAGGCCGCTATAAGGTCGGCTTAATGCATGGACGCTTGCCTGCGGATGAAAAAGAAGAAGTCATGAGGCAATTTAGCATGAATGAGGCACAAATTCTAGTATCGACTACCGTTGTAGAGGTTGGGGTGAATGTGCCGAATGCAACGGTTATGGTCATTTATGATGCCGAGCGCTTCGGGCTTTCGCAGCTTCATCAGCTGAGAGGTCGAGTTGGACGAGGAAGCGATCAGTCTTATTGTATTTTGCTAGCAGATCCGAAAACAGAAGTAGGTAAAGAGCGGATGAAAATTATGACCGAAACAAATGATGGTTTCGTTCTTTCAGAAAAAGATTTAGAATTGCGCGGCCCTGGAGACTTTTTTGGCAAAAAACAAAGCGGGTTACCAGAATTTAAAGTAGCGGATATGGTTCATGATTATCGTACGCTCGAAGTGGCGCGCGATGATGCGGCAAAATTAATAGCTTCACAGAGCTTTTGGAACATGCCGGAATATTTGCCGCTGCGCACATATTTGGAACAAACAGGTGTGTTAGATGGGGAGAAGTTGGATTAATTTTAAAAAATAACTAGCAGATTACGAGTTTTCTTGCATTCTGCTAGTTTAACTTATATACTACTATTAGTACCTAGTCTTAATACTTTGGATGGTGACCTTCGATATGAGAAGAAACAAGAAGGAACGCCAGCAATTATTAGTCGAAACGATAGAAGGAAACCCTTTTATCACGGATGAAGAGCTGGCTAATCAGTTCTCTGTGAGCGTCCAAACGATACGGCTTGATCGTCTTGAATTATCAATTCCAGAGCTTCGTGAACGTATTAAAAACGTCGCTGAAAAAAGATTCACGGATGAAGTACGAGCGTTACCTTTGGATGAAGTCATTGGAGAAGTAATCGATATTAACTTAGATGAAAGCGCTATTTCGATATTAGACATTAAAAAAGAACATGTTTTTAGCCGAAATGGAATTGCAAGAGGGCATCATTTGTTTGCGCAAGCGAACTCGCTTGCTGTAGCAGTTATTAATGATGAACTAGCTCTGACAGCGAAAGCGTCTATTTCCTTTACACGTTCTGTAAAAGAACATGAACGTGTGATTGCAAAAGCAAGAGTGAAAACTTTTGAGCACGTTACTGACCACCGTACCGTTGTGGAAGTGCGTAGCTTCGTTGGAACAGAACTAGTGTTTAAAGGTGAATTTGAAATGTATCGCTCATAATGAGCGGGAGGATGAATAAATATGAAAATCGCGTTAGATGCAATGGGTGGAGATCATGCTCCAAAAGAACAGGTGCTAGGAGCGATGAAGGCGGTTGAAGCCTTTGCAGACGTTGAAATATTGTTAGTGGGAAATGAAGCAAAAATCAGACCATTTTTAACGAATGATCAGCGTATTACAGTCATACATACAGAAGAAGAGATTTTAAGCACGGATGAGCCAGTCCGAGCAGTGAGACGTAAAAAGACAGCTTCTATGGTACTTGCTGCACAGCAAGTAGCAGATGGAAAAGCGGATGCTTGTATTTCATCTGGAAATACAGGTGCGTTAATGGCTTCTGGGCTGTTTGTTGTAGGCCGAATTGATGGAATTGAACGCCCAGCTTTAACACCAACAATGCCAACGATTGATGGTAAAGGGTTTGTGTTTTTAGATGTTGGGGCTAATTCAGACGCTAAAGCAGAGCACTTATTACAATTTGCGATTATGGGTTCTGTTTATGCGCAAAAAGTACGTAATGTCGCAAAACCACGAGTGGGCTTATTGAATATCGGCACCGAAGAAAAAAAAGGAAATGAGCTAACGAAAGAAGCGTTTGCTTTATTACAGCAATCTGAAGATATTCATTTTATCGGTAACGTTGAATCGCGTGATTTACTCAATGGTGTAGCAGATGTCGTTGTCACAGATGGATTCACAGGAAACATGGTGCTGAAAGCGATTGAAGGCACGGCGATGAGTGTATTTAAAATGGTGAAGGCCGCGATGATGAGCAATCTGAAAAGTAAAATCGCCGCGGGACTTTTAAAGCCTCAATTAATGGGGATTAAAAGCCAAATGGATTATTCAGAGTATGGCGGAGCAGGGTTATTTGGGTTAAAAGCACCTGTTATTAAAGCGCACGGATCGTCGGATGCTAATGCTATTTATAATGCCATTCGTCAAACAAGAGACATGGTTGCACACGATGTGACAGAGACGGTTGCCAAAACAATCGAAAAAATTAACAGTAAGTAAGGAGTGTAGACAATGAGAAAAATCGCTTTTGTCTTTCCAGGTCAAGGTTCACAAACAGTAGGAATGGGACAAGATATCTATCAAGAAAATGAGCGAGCACAACAAACGTTTCAAACAGCGGATCAAAAGTTAGACGTTGCTTTATCAAATTTAATTTTTCATGGTCCCCAAGAAGAATTAACCATTACATATAATGCTCAGCCAGCTCTTTTAACGACAAGCTATGCATTTTTTACTGCGTTAACAGAAGCAGGCATTACGCCAGATTATACGGCTGGACATAGCTTAGGCGAATATACTGCCTTAGCAGCTGCTGGTGCAATGAGCTTTGAAGATGCGGTCTATACGGTTCGTAAACGCGGTGAATTTATGGAACAAGCTGTTCCGAATAAGCAAGGCTCTATGGCGGCAATTTTAGGAATGGATCGAGAGCTATTAGCAGACATTACAGCAGACATTACAGAAACGACTGGAGAAACGGTTCAATTAGCGAATATTAACTGTCCAGGTCAAATTGTTATTTCAGGTACGCGAAAAGGTGTCGAGACAGCAATGGTACAAGTGAAGGAAAAAGGAGCGAAGCGTGCTCTTCCATTAGATGTAAGCGGTCCTTTTCACTCTGCGCTTATGAAGCCTGCAGCAGAACAATTAAACGAAGTGTTAAATAAGATTAGTATTGTTCAAGCGGATATTCCTGTTATTTCGAATGTGACAGCGGAGCCGATTACAGAACCGGCTGACATTCAAGAAAAATTAATCGAACAGCTTTATTCTCCTGTCCTTTGGGAGGATAGCGTGAAGAAATTGCTAGATTTAGGTGTTGATACATTTGTTGAAGTGGGACCTGGTAAAGTATTGGGCGGTCTTATTAAGAAAATCGACCGTTCTGTAAATATTTATTCCGTCTCCAGCCTAGAAACGTTAGCGAAAACAATTGAAGCTTTAAAGGAGGAGCGTGCATGATGTTAGAAGGTAAAAAAGTTCTTGTAACTGGTGCTTCACGTGGAATTGGACGTGAAATTGCGTTAGAATTGGCGCGTCTTGGTGCCGATGTAGCAGTCAATTATGCGGGCAGTGAAGCAAAAGCAAATGAAGTAGTGGACGAAATTAAAGCGCTTGGACGAGAAGCGATGGCGATTCAGTGTGACGTAGCGAATAGTGAAAGTGTAGCTGAGATGGTTAAAGCAACGATTGAACAGTTTGGTCGTTTAGATATTTTAGTCAACAACGCAGGCATTACACGTGATAATTTGCTTATGCGTATGAAAGAGTCCGAGTGGGATGATGTTATCAATACGAATTTAAAAGGTGTATTCCTTTGTACAAAAGCTGTGACAAGACAAATGATGAAGCAGCGCAGCGGACGAATTATTAACATTGCTTCAATTGTTGGTGTGAGCGGAAATGCCGGGCAAGCAAACTATGTAGCGGCAAAGGCTGGTGTAATTGGATTAACAAAAACATCAGCAAAAGAATTGGCGCCGCGCGGCATTACGGTCAATGCAATTGCACCTGGCTTTATTTCAACAGATATGACAGACGAGTTAACAGAGGAGATTCAACAAGCTATGCTTCAGCAAATTCCTCTTGCTCGTTTCGGGGATCCAAAGGACATTGCTTCTGTAGCGGCTTTTCTTGCGTCGGATGCTAGTCGTTATATGACTGGACAAACACTTCATGTTGACGGTGGCATGGTCATGTAATACACTGTTACAGTTAGGCTTTGAGTTTTTACAGAAAATAAGGATGCAATCATTTTTGATGAGTACTAGTGTCTAGCTTTAAAAGCCGATAAATGGGTGCTTTTAGCTTGAGGGGAGGTGAATGCAGTGGCAGACGTATTAGAAAGAGTAACAAAAATCGTAGTAGATCGTTTGAATGTTGAAGAATCAGAAGTAAAACTTGAGGCTTCATTCAAAGAAGATCTTGGTGCAGATTCTCTAGATGTAGTAGAACTTGTAATGGAACTTGAAGACGAGTTTGATATGGAGATTTCTGACGATGATGCAGAAAAAATCGCTACAGTAGGAGATGCTGTAAATTACATACAGAGTGTATTGTAATGAAATGCTCTCAAATCAAAGCTCCGTTTTTTAAACGGAGCTTTCTCTTGTGACCAGAATTAGGTATGATGGTAGGGAGGGGCAATTATAAATTTCGGGGAAATAAGCTTTTTAACCGTTGTGGAGGGTTTTATTAAATGCGCAGGAACGGAAATAATCATCAACTATCAGTCAAGGAGCAAAAATTTAAACAACTTCAGGATCGCTTAGGCATCCAGTTTTCTCAGGTCAAATTA from Peribacillus asahii carries:
- the fapR gene encoding transcription factor FapR codes for the protein MRRNKKERQQLLVETIEGNPFITDEELANQFSVSVQTIRLDRLELSIPELRERIKNVAEKRFTDEVRALPLDEVIGEVIDINLDESAISILDIKKEHVFSRNGIARGHHLFAQANSLAVAVINDELALTAKASISFTRSVKEHERVIAKARVKTFEHVTDHRTVVEVRSFVGTELVFKGEFEMYRS
- the plsX gene encoding phosphate acyltransferase PlsX codes for the protein MKIALDAMGGDHAPKEQVLGAMKAVEAFADVEILLVGNEAKIRPFLTNDQRITVIHTEEEILSTDEPVRAVRRKKTASMVLAAQQVADGKADACISSGNTGALMASGLFVVGRIDGIERPALTPTMPTIDGKGFVFLDVGANSDAKAEHLLQFAIMGSVYAQKVRNVAKPRVGLLNIGTEEKKGNELTKEAFALLQQSEDIHFIGNVESRDLLNGVADVVVTDGFTGNMVLKAIEGTAMSVFKMVKAAMMSNLKSKIAAGLLKPQLMGIKSQMDYSEYGGAGLFGLKAPVIKAHGSSDANAIYNAIRQTRDMVAHDVTETVAKTIEKINSK
- the fabD gene encoding ACP S-malonyltransferase, producing the protein MRKIAFVFPGQGSQTVGMGQDIYQENERAQQTFQTADQKLDVALSNLIFHGPQEELTITYNAQPALLTTSYAFFTALTEAGITPDYTAGHSLGEYTALAAAGAMSFEDAVYTVRKRGEFMEQAVPNKQGSMAAILGMDRELLADITADITETTGETVQLANINCPGQIVISGTRKGVETAMVQVKEKGAKRALPLDVSGPFHSALMKPAAEQLNEVLNKISIVQADIPVISNVTAEPITEPADIQEKLIEQLYSPVLWEDSVKKLLDLGVDTFVEVGPGKVLGGLIKKIDRSVNIYSVSSLETLAKTIEALKEERA
- the fabG gene encoding 3-oxoacyl-[acyl-carrier-protein] reductase codes for the protein MMLEGKKVLVTGASRGIGREIALELARLGADVAVNYAGSEAKANEVVDEIKALGREAMAIQCDVANSESVAEMVKATIEQFGRLDILVNNAGITRDNLLMRMKESEWDDVINTNLKGVFLCTKAVTRQMMKQRSGRIINIASIVGVSGNAGQANYVAAKAGVIGLTKTSAKELAPRGITVNAIAPGFISTDMTDELTEEIQQAMLQQIPLARFGDPKDIASVAAFLASDASRYMTGQTLHVDGGMVM
- the acpP gene encoding acyl carrier protein, yielding MADVLERVTKIVVDRLNVEESEVKLEASFKEDLGADSLDVVELVMELEDEFDMEISDDDAEKIATVGDAVNYIQSVL